The following are from one region of the Carnobacterium gallinarum DSM 4847 genome:
- a CDS encoding M56 family metallopeptidase gives MNISFTIIFTKVIVDSLIFLLLFLAIKYLTCYKFINSRLLVILTFLFILLLLCPFEFSFGYIINIPSRIILPFLWHIFSQEIKIFSRFIISIPDLVLLVWIIGACIQLSRFFYSYFKLNRLVKVLSKCTEIICFNGGNIKVIKSEVIDSPSVIGLFKPIILLPDLDLTDDELGYILAHECFHVKNLDLLVKYFYEILIAIYWWNPLMYLFRNQMNYVLEICVDEDVINKYTNFQKIRYVETLLKVSQEVDRCNNSLTVSFSSGTKDFLLRRTKNILDSNGVRKSRRQPILFVILLFLFIITSSVVFNPYFLQVNEEGRLVRLSKENAYLEEDANGEYLLYVENQYVTTIKNIDIDQTLEQLEIVNYSRMSNEK, from the coding sequence ATGAACATTTCGTTTACTATTATTTTCACTAAAGTTATTGTTGATTCGCTTATCTTTCTGTTGCTATTTTTAGCAATCAAATACTTGACCTGTTATAAATTTATTAACTCTAGATTATTGGTGATTTTAACTTTTTTGTTTATATTATTATTGCTTTGTCCATTTGAGTTTAGCTTTGGGTATATTATTAATATTCCGTCTAGAATAATTCTGCCTTTTTTATGGCATATCTTTTCTCAAGAAATTAAAATATTTTCTCGATTTATAATATCAATTCCGGATTTAGTGTTATTAGTTTGGATAATAGGTGCTTGTATTCAGCTTTCACGCTTTTTTTATAGTTATTTTAAGTTAAATAGATTAGTAAAAGTACTTTCAAAGTGTACTGAAATTATTTGTTTTAATGGCGGGAATATCAAAGTTATCAAATCAGAAGTAATAGATTCTCCATCTGTCATAGGTTTATTCAAACCAATAATATTATTGCCCGATTTAGACTTGACTGATGATGAGTTAGGTTATATTTTGGCACATGAATGTTTCCATGTAAAAAATTTAGATTTGTTAGTTAAGTATTTTTATGAAATTTTGATAGCAATTTATTGGTGGAATCCTTTAATGTACCTTTTTAGGAATCAGATGAATTATGTTTTAGAAATATGTGTAGACGAAGATGTGATAAATAAATATACAAATTTCCAAAAAATTAGATATGTTGAAACTCTTTTGAAAGTAAGTCAGGAGGTAGATAGGTGTAATAATTCATTAACTGTCTCGTTTTCTTCAGGAACTAAAGATTTTCTTTTACGAAGGACAAAAAATATATTAGATTCTAATGGTGTACGTAAAAGTAGAAGACAGCCAATCCTTTTTGTGATTTTATTATTTTTATTTATCATTACATCATCTGTCGTATTCAATCCATATTTTCTTCAGGTGAATGAAGAGGGGAGGCTCGTTCGACTTAGTAAAGAAAATGCCTATTTGGAAGAGGATGCTAATGGAGAGTATCTTCTTTACGTGGAGAATCAGTATGTAACAACTATTAAGAATATTGATATTGATCAGACTTTAGAACAACTAGAGATTGTTAATTATTCGAGAATGAGTAATGAAAAGTAA
- a CDS encoding pre-toxin TG domain-containing protein has product MTRFSYSEVKAAYAAVQAARVNYLPTFPKVETAVGEFTASPDLTGVGWSAAKNALSPYTVVSKALYNYHCDFGEVSAAFLVSFESEVGETTKALDTDQLRDLEDKLNRIQQEKADLMENIANNILSGIMDTAGIGIFYKDFQIGQTQRKVDLLEKYETFEANHANDFAELIALGFELERAMDDLGNSKSFDKKTGTYTYVDCTGKDWYKTISDYNDSSPAQRIEIVQTDEYGYGLKVYIDGEYSKQASDNLMYAQSQDYLKEMGITAVTMTGEVTGAYDIYRLLSGKDPVTGDKVSRLEAGLWTALLLLPQAKMVMAAKELHAGNKALKGLNLTEKELKLLNKAGYFDDVGKLNKVEKASKATIPDVEIKNPLSKGNKSHINKHNIGSLKSQSPYLTDQQIIEKLEGNSFFNPDWTKEDINKYSEIAYNDLLAQGKKGGAFDYTINGEKIKVYISSLGEFGTSYGSYEYTLEQFKNLMK; this is encoded by the coding sequence ATGACTAGATTTAGCTACTCCGAAGTAAAGGCGGCATACGCAGCGGTTCAAGCAGCACGAGTCAATTATTTGCCTACTTTTCCAAAAGTTGAAACAGCCGTTGGAGAATTTACTGCTTCTCCTGATTTAACGGGTGTTGGTTGGAGTGCTGCAAAAAATGCACTTTCACCCTATACAGTCGTGTCAAAAGCGTTGTATAATTATCACTGTGACTTCGGTGAAGTCTCAGCTGCCTTTCTAGTAAGTTTTGAAAGTGAAGTTGGTGAAACAACCAAGGCTTTAGATACTGATCAATTAAGAGACTTAGAGGATAAATTAAATCGGATTCAACAAGAAAAAGCTGATTTAATGGAGAATATCGCCAATAATATTTTGAGTGGGATTATGGATACGGCTGGAATCGGTATTTTTTACAAAGATTTTCAAATTGGACAAACACAGAGAAAAGTGGATTTATTGGAAAAATATGAAACTTTCGAAGCCAATCACGCCAATGATTTTGCAGAATTGATTGCACTTGGCTTTGAGTTAGAACGAGCAATGGATGATTTAGGGAATAGTAAGAGTTTTGATAAGAAAACTGGAACGTATACTTATGTAGATTGTACTGGGAAAGATTGGTACAAGACGATTTCTGATTATAATGACTCCTCCCCTGCTCAGCGGATTGAGATTGTTCAAACGGATGAATACGGCTATGGGTTGAAAGTTTATATTGATGGTGAATACAGTAAGCAAGCTTCGGATAATTTGATGTATGCCCAATCGCAAGACTATTTGAAGGAGATGGGTATAACAGCAGTCACAATGACCGGAGAAGTTACAGGTGCTTACGATATCTATCGTCTCCTATCAGGAAAAGACCCAGTAACTGGTGATAAGGTAAGTCGTTTGGAAGCGGGATTATGGACAGCATTACTCTTATTGCCACAAGCCAAGATGGTAATGGCGGCAAAAGAATTACATGCTGGGAATAAAGCTCTTAAAGGACTGAATTTGACAGAGAAAGAATTGAAGCTGTTGAATAAAGCTGGATATTTTGATGATGTTGGGAAGCTAAATAAGGTTGAGAAAGCCAGTAAAGCTACGATACCTGATGTTGAAATTAAAAATCCTTTGAGTAAGGGTAATAAATCTCATATCAATAAACATAATATTGGATCTCTTAAAAGCCAATCTCCATATTTAACAGACCAACAAATAATTGAAAAATTAGAAGGAAATAGTTTTTTTAATCCTGATTGGACCAAAGAAGACATAAATAAGTATTCTGAGATAGCTTACAATGATTTATTAGCTCAAGGGAAAAAAGGTGGAGCTTTTGATTATACAATTAACGGAGAAAAAATTAAAGTCTATATTTCATCACTTGGTGAATTTGGAACATCATATGGAAGCTATGAATATACTTTAGAACAATTTAAAAATCTGATGAAATAG
- a CDS encoding ATP-binding protein, producing MSSYYELIPDASNLIESQRSVGYTFETAIADIIDNSVSALAERVDVFFDNQKKYVVILDDGYGMSKNELLQAMRYGSKSVSDTRAKEDLGRFGLGLKMATFSQCRKLTVISIKEDEISGAIWDLDVVKSNMAWTLQILDDKEIENTIKFDELTKLKSGTIVIWEKFDKLEQHANFMVNFDEVLERTEDHLSLVFHRYLQEKKLIITFNNRKIDFVDPFFTDNKATQPKSPDVILESIRNAKIDVKPYIIPYQKRLTQKERHMLKKYEHNQLSPGLYIYRNRRLIAWGKWFKLVRPNELANLAKIQIDIPNTIDDLWEIDVKKSQLIIPRSLRTQLRNIITKSIGESEKVYKYRGIKRNKDNLQYVFNRIEKESKVSYHLNIENPLIKQLQDNLQDSDNRLFLALLKQVEEHLPIESIQYDMASDREIEKQDESDDKAYEEIMLLINNQTSKESKKLLLNSLKYSEVYSKKTALLARIESELND from the coding sequence ATGAGTAGCTATTATGAATTAATTCCTGATGCTTCTAATCTTATAGAAAGTCAACGGTCTGTTGGTTATACTTTTGAAACGGCCATAGCTGATATAATTGATAATTCAGTTTCAGCACTTGCTGAAAGAGTGGATGTTTTTTTTGATAATCAAAAAAAATATGTGGTGATTCTTGATGATGGTTATGGTATGTCAAAAAATGAGTTATTACAAGCAATGAGATATGGATCGAAATCTGTATCAGATACACGCGCTAAAGAAGACCTTGGCCGTTTTGGACTTGGTCTGAAAATGGCTACATTTAGTCAGTGTAGAAAATTGACTGTGATTTCAATTAAGGAAGATGAAATTTCTGGTGCTATATGGGATTTAGATGTAGTCAAAAGTAATATGGCTTGGACTCTTCAAATTTTAGATGATAAGGAAATTGAAAATACAATTAAATTTGATGAATTAACAAAACTAAAATCTGGTACGATTGTTATTTGGGAAAAGTTTGATAAATTAGAGCAACATGCTAATTTTATGGTCAATTTTGATGAAGTATTAGAGAGAACTGAAGATCATTTATCATTAGTATTTCACCGTTATTTACAAGAAAAAAAATTAATAATCACTTTTAACAACAGAAAAATTGATTTTGTTGACCCTTTTTTTACTGACAATAAAGCAACACAACCAAAATCACCAGATGTGATCTTGGAGAGTATTCGTAATGCGAAAATTGATGTTAAACCTTATATTATTCCCTATCAAAAACGATTGACACAAAAAGAAAGACATATGCTGAAAAAATATGAGCATAATCAGCTGAGTCCAGGGTTATATATTTATAGAAATAGAAGATTAATCGCTTGGGGAAAATGGTTTAAACTTGTTCGTCCAAATGAATTAGCAAATTTGGCTAAAATTCAGATTGATATTCCTAATACAATAGATGATCTTTGGGAAATAGATGTGAAGAAGTCGCAATTAATCATTCCAAGGAGCCTTCGAACTCAACTTAGAAATATAATTACAAAAAGTATTGGAGAATCTGAAAAGGTATATAAATATCGTGGAATAAAACGAAATAAAGATAATCTTCAATATGTTTTTAATCGTATCGAGAAAGAAAGTAAAGTTAGCTATCATTTAAATATTGAAAACCCTTTAATAAAACAACTCCAAGATAATTTACAAGATTCAGATAACAGATTATTTTTGGCGTTATTGAAACAGGTAGAAGAACATTTACCAATAGAAAGTATTCAGTATGATATGGCATCTGACCGAGAAATTGAGAAACAAGATGAGTCAGATGATAAGGCCTATGAAGAAATAATGTTGTTAATTAACAACCAAACAAGTAAGGAAAGTAAAAAATTATTATTAAATAGTCTGAAATATTCAGAAGTTTATTCAAAAAAAACAGCCTTATTGGCTAGAATTGAGAGTGAATTAAATGATTGA
- a CDS encoding DUF3130 family protein, whose product MDEIKNDSQKAIDFASRLTLPSMKPYSVGDTSISDSNGIAVNDSQSVIKQLTNLTKKFEMSTQNDGKNILAMSESYEKTDAEMKKVFSK is encoded by the coding sequence TTGGACGAAATAAAAAATGATTCACAAAAAGCAATCGATTTTGCGAGTAGACTAACACTTCCTTCAATGAAACCTTATTCAGTTGGAGATACCTCCATTTCTGATTCTAATGGAATTGCGGTTAACGATAGTCAAAGTGTTATCAAACAATTAACGAACCTAACAAAAAAATTTGAAATGAGTACACAAAATGATGGAAAAAACATTCTAGCAATGAGTGAGTCCTATGAGAAAACTGACGCAGAAATGAAGAAGGTGTTCTCGAAATGA
- a CDS encoding pentapeptide repeat-containing protein encodes MKTDIIEKIKAHKKYVETLGEQGEKLVLDEFQFEDINFIDIDFSESYLTECSFENLKLEKLDFYRAGLYSSSFANAQINQSIYVKSNTDYTSFVGATVSDSNFFKAELPESDFSNATIKNSSFIAADLREANFSNSKLVNVDFKYTRFKETILKDSVVENPINLDEATIKSINIGTLKNPIILENEQATQWMLDNIVK; translated from the coding sequence TTGAAAACAGATATTATTGAAAAAATAAAAGCTCATAAAAAATATGTCGAAACTTTGGGAGAACAAGGAGAAAAACTAGTATTAGATGAATTTCAATTTGAAGATATAAATTTTATTGATATTGATTTTTCAGAAAGTTACTTAACAGAGTGTTCATTCGAAAATTTAAAATTAGAAAAACTAGACTTTTATAGAGCTGGTCTATATTCGTCTAGTTTTGCAAATGCTCAAATTAATCAATCGATATATGTAAAAAGCAATACTGACTATACTTCTTTTGTTGGAGCTACTGTTTCTGACTCAAACTTTTTTAAAGCAGAATTACCCGAATCTGATTTTTCTAATGCTACTATAAAGAATAGTAGTTTCATTGCAGCTGATTTAAGAGAAGCAAATTTTAGTAATTCAAAATTAGTAAATGTAGATTTTAAATATACTCGGTTTAAAGAGACTATTTTGAAAGACTCAGTAGTTGAAAATCCAATAAATTTAGATGAAGCTACAATAAAATCAATTAATATAGGAACTCTTAAAAATCCTATTATCTTAGAAAATGAACAAGCTACTCAGTGGATGTTGGATAATATTGTTAAATAA